Genomic segment of Chloroflexota bacterium:
AGACTGTCATTCCTCCCCCTCTCCCGCGCACAGGGAGAGGGGGTTGGGGGGTGAGGGCCTTTCCCCTCAGTCGAAGCGGAAGCAGACCTTCCCGCTGTTCGCGTCGGCGGCGATCCTGAACGCCTCCGGGCCGTCCTCCAGCGGCAGCTGGTGGCTGACCACCTTCGACAGTTGGACGTCGTGGCGCTTGACGAACGCGGCGATCTCGTCGAACTGCGTCGGGGCGTAGGCGCTCGACCCGATGATGGTCAGCTCCTTGCCGCTGATCCCCCCGAGCGGCATCACGAACTCGGGCGAGCCGCCGCCGACCAGCGCAGCCCAGCCGTGGGCGTGCAGCAGATCGCCGATGACCCTGTGTGCACTGTTCGCGCCAGACGTCTCGGTCAGCTTGTCCGCGCCGTCCGGGACGTGCGCCCGCAGCTGCTCCCCGACCGGGGCAGCGGCCGGATCGAGCGTCAGATCCGCGCCGATCTGCTCCGCGATAGCCCGCCGGCCGGCTGAGGGATCGATTCCGACGATGGTCGCACCCATCGCCTTCCCGAACAGCACCGACAGCAGCCCGACCGGCCCCAGGCCCGACACGACCAGCACATCGCGCCCGCTGACGCCCATCCGCACCAGCGGCGCATAGGCGGTGCCGCCCTGGCAGGCGATGATCGAGCCGTCCAGGTAGGCCAGGTGCTCCGGCAGGCGCAGCAGGCACGGCGCCTCGACGCGCATGTACTCGCAGTGCGAGCCGTCCTGGCCCTGGTGCCCGTAGGACGGCCGGCGGTTGGAGCAGACGTTCTGCTTCGCGGCGCGGCAGTTGGCGCACTGGCCGCAGGTCCGCCGGAACCACGGCACGACGCGGTCGCCCACCTGCCAGCCGCTGACGTCCTGGCCCACCTCGGCGATGACGCCGCACGGCTCGTGGCCGGAGATGAAGCCGGGGTTCAGGTGTAGCGGGCTTGGCCGACGATACGGGTGCAGGTCGCTGCCGCAGATGCCCGTCGCCTGCATCTTGATGACGACCTCTCCAGGCTCAGCGTGCGGGATCGGCAGGTCGAGCACCTCGACCTGCCGCTCGCCAATCGTTCGTAGCGCCTTCACAGCGGGATCTCCTTCGATCGCGGGTCGCTCAGGCTGCGCGGTCATCCCGCGGGGCGCGCAAGCATCCCGCCTGGCCGCGCCGAGCGCCCGACTATACTGCCCGTATCAGGAGTCCTTCCAGCGAGGCGTCGGTGTCCGATCCATTCATTTTGCAGGCCCCGTCTGGCCGCTCAGCGCTGATCCGGGGCATGGTGACGATGGCGCGCTTGCTGCGGGTGACGCTCGGACCGGCCGGGCGCACGGTGGCGATGGCCCCGCTGATCGGGCAACGGCCGCCGGAGATCCTCGACAGCGCGGCGATCATCGCGCGGCGGATGACGGGCGTGGGCGACCCGTTCGAGGACATGGGCGCGATGCTCCTGCGTCACCTGGCGTGGCGGGTGCACGAGCGCGTGGGTGACGGCGTGGCGACGGCTGCCGTCCTGGCCCAGGCGCTGGTGGAGGCCGCCGAGCGCTACGTCGCGGCCGGCGGCAGCCCCGTCCCGATGCGGCGGGGCATCGAGCGGGCGCTGGAGACGGTCCTCGCGGGGCTGCGGCGGCAGGCCCGGAAGATCGACGAGCCGGAGGAGATCGCCGGGCTGGTGGCCGGGACGCTCCGCGACCACCCGGCCCTGGCCCAGCGGATCGGCTCGATTGTCGAGGCCGTCGGGCCGGACGGCTCGATCCTGGTCGAAGACGGCGAGAGCACGGAGACGACCTGGGAGTACGTGGAGGGCGTGAGCTGGCAGGGCGGCTACCTGTCCTCACACCTGCTCAAGCCCGGCGAAACGACGGTCCGGATGCTGGAGCCGCGCATCCTGCTGACGACCCACCACGTCGAGCGGCCCGAGCAGTTGATCCCGGCGCTGGAGGCCTGCACGGCGTCCGGCGAGCGGAACCTGCTGATCCTGGCCCCGGACATCAAGGAGTCGGCGCTCGCCCTCCTGGTGCTGAACCGCCAGCATGGCCGCTTCGATCACATCATGGCGGCCAGGGCGCCCCACTTCGGCGAGCAGCGGGCTGGCATGCTGGACGACCTGGCCGTCATCACGGGCGGGCGCTGCTTCCAGGTGGACCGCCACGAGCGGCTGGAAGAGGTGACTATCGACGATCTCGGGCGGGCGCGGCAGGCCTGGGTCACCTACTCGCACTTCGGCATCCTGGGCGGGCGCGGCGAGAAGGCGCAGATCCGCGCGCGCATCGCCGACCTGAAGCCCCAGGTCCGCCTGCTGGCCGACGATACCTGGAGTCGCGAGCGCGTCAAAGAGCGCATCGGGAAGCTGGCCGGGCTGGCCGCGACGATTCGCGTGGGGGCGGCAACTCCATCCGACCGCGACGAACTGAAGCTGCGCGTCGAGGCGGCGGTGACGGCCGCGCGGGCGGGAGCCATCGAGGGCGTGGTGCCGGGCGGCGGGGCGGCCCTGCTGGCGTGCGTGCCGGCCGTCGAGGCGTTGCCGCTCACCGGCGACGAGGCCTACGGCGCGAAGATCGTGGCGCGCGCCCTGGAAGCTCCGATGCGGACTATCGCCCGGAACGCCGGCCTGGAGCCGAGCACCATCGTGGCGGGGGCGCGCGAGCGTGGCCCGGGCTGGACTTACGACACCGTCGCAGGGGCCTGGGTGAACGCCTGGAAGGTGGGGCTGCTGGACCCGCTGCCGGTCACGTCGGCGGCGCTGGAGGCGGCCATCAGCGCGGCCACCCTGGCCCTGACCAGCGAGGTGCTGATTCACCACAAGCAGCCGTCGCTGTCGATGCAGCCGTAGCGCAGGGTGGGGAGGCCCTCACCCTTTGGGGGTGAGGGCCTCGACTCGCCTACTTCGCCGTGGCGTCCGCGAACAGCACCTCGTCGCTCAGCTCCTCGTCGTCGAACGCCTGCCGGACCTCGCCGGTCGCCCCGGCGATGACCATGTCCACGTCGATGTCGAGCTTCTGCTTCGCGAACACGAGCGCACGCATGCCCTCGCCGGTGATCGTCTTGAGGTCCGTCACGTCCACGGTCACCTTCTTCGGCTGCGCCGTGATGAGCTTCGCCAGCTCGTGCTGCAGCTCGCCCAGCGCGCCGCGATCCAGCTCGCCGAACAGCGTCAGCGTGGCGCTGTCGCCCTCGCACTCGGCCACGGCCGTGAAGGTGTCGGCCAGCACGCGCGGGGCCACCCGCACGCGGACGCGCAGGTCAGTATCGACCTTCGGCAGGTTGACCGTCAGCTTGTCAGCGTCGAAGTCGTTCCAGCGCTGGCCGTCGATCCAGCACTCTTCGATCTTGATGCTGCCCTCAGGCAGGATGTCCGGCGAGACTCGCAGGACGTTGTCCCCGAACGCGCCCGGCTTCGGCTTGAAGTGCAGATCCAGCGGCTGCTTGGTCACGAGCAGGTTGGAGTAGACCGCCGAGAGGTAGCACAGCTCTGTCGAGTGGTAGCCGCTCATCGAGTGGCTGCCCTTCAGGCGCTCGGTGCCCATCAGGTACGGGATACCCGTGGCCAGCACGTTGAAGTAGACGCCGTTGCTGTCGTGATCCAGGAAGAAGCTGTTGTAGAACGCCACCGACTCGCGGGCCAGCTTCTTGTACCGCG
This window contains:
- the groEL gene encoding chaperonin GroEL, translating into MSDPFILQAPSGRSALIRGMVTMARLLRVTLGPAGRTVAMAPLIGQRPPEILDSAAIIARRMTGVGDPFEDMGAMLLRHLAWRVHERVGDGVATAAVLAQALVEAAERYVAAGGSPVPMRRGIERALETVLAGLRRQARKIDEPEEIAGLVAGTLRDHPALAQRIGSIVEAVGPDGSILVEDGESTETTWEYVEGVSWQGGYLSSHLLKPGETTVRMLEPRILLTTHHVERPEQLIPALEACTASGERNLLILAPDIKESALALLVLNRQHGRFDHIMAARAPHFGEQRAGMLDDLAVITGGRCFQVDRHERLEEVTIDDLGRARQAWVTYSHFGILGGRGEKAQIRARIADLKPQVRLLADDTWSRERVKERIGKLAGLAATIRVGAATPSDRDELKLRVEAAVTAARAGAIEGVVPGGGAALLACVPAVEALPLTGDEAYGAKIVARALEAPMRTIARNAGLEPSTIVAGARERGPGWTYDTVAGAWVNAWKVGLLDPLPVTSAALEAAISAATLALTSEVLIHHKQPSLSMQP
- a CDS encoding alcohol dehydrogenase catalytic domain-containing protein, with product MKALRTIGERQVEVLDLPIPHAEPGEVVIKMQATGICGSDLHPYRRPSPLHLNPGFISGHEPCGVIAEVGQDVSGWQVGDRVVPWFRRTCGQCANCRAAKQNVCSNRRPSYGHQGQDGSHCEYMRVEAPCLLRLPEHLAYLDGSIIACQGGTAYAPLVRMGVSGRDVLVVSGLGPVGLLSVLFGKAMGATIVGIDPSAGRRAIAEQIGADLTLDPAAAPVGEQLRAHVPDGADKLTETSGANSAHRVIGDLLHAHGWAALVGGGSPEFVMPLGGISGKELTIIGSSAYAPTQFDEIAAFVKRHDVQLSKVVSHQLPLEDGPEAFRIAADANSGKVCFRFD